Proteins from one Xenopus tropicalis strain Nigerian chromosome 1, UCB_Xtro_10.0, whole genome shotgun sequence genomic window:
- the elovl7 gene encoding elongation of very long chain fatty acids protein 7 isoform X1, with protein sequence MAFKELTSQAVLLYDEWIKDADPRVEDWPLMSTPIPQTIIIGAYIYFVTSLGPRIMENRKPFALKEIMACYNLFMVLFSLYMCYEFLMSGWAAGYSYRCDIVDYSQSPQALRMAWTCWLFYFSKFIELLDTVFFVLRKKNSQITFLHVYHHSIMPWTWWFGVKFAAGGLGTFHALVNCVVHVIMYSYYGLSALGPAYQKYLWWKKYMTSIQLTQFLMVTFHIGQFFFMENCPYQYPIFLYVIWLYGFVFLLLFLNFWFHAYTKGQRLPKNLQNGHCKNNNQENAQCKNQRNGALKNKEH encoded by the exons ATGGCCTTCAAGGAACTCACATCACAGGCAGTGCTCCTGTATGATGAATGGATTAAAGATGCTG ATCCTAGGGTTGAAGACTGGCCCCTCATGTCCACTCCTATCCCACAAACCATCATCATCGGCGCTTACATCTACTTTGTCACATCATTGGGCCCCAGGATCATGGAGAATAGGAAGCCGTTTGCTCTGAAGGAGATCATGGCATGCTATAACTTGTTCATGgttctgttctctctgtacatGTGCTATGAG TTTCTCATGTCGGGCTGGGCTGCTGGATATTCCTATAGATGTGACATTGTCGACTACTCTCAGTCACCTCAGGCGTTAAGG ATGGCTTGGACCTGCTGGCTATTCTATTTTTCAAAGTTCATTGAATTATTAGACACT GTCTTCTTTGTGTTACGTAAGAAAAACAGCCAGATCACATTCCTGCATGTCTATCATCACTCCATCATGCCTTGGACGTGGTGGTTTGGAGTCAAGTTCGCTGCAG GTGGTTTGGGCACATTCCATGCACTGGTGAACTGTGTGGTTCATGTTATCATGTACAGCTACTACGGGCTGTCAGCCTTGGGGCCTGCCTACCAGAAGTACCTGTGGTGGAAAAAGTACATGACGTCTATCCAACTG ACCCAGTTCCTCATGGTTACTTTTCACATCGGCCAGTTTTTCTTCATGGAGAACTGCCCGTACCAGTATCCCATCTTCTTGTATGTCATTTGGCTGTACGGGTTTGTTTTCTTACTCCTGTTCCTCAACTTCTGGTTCCACGCTTACACCAAAGGGCAAAGGCTGccgaaaaacttgcaaaatggtCACTGCAAGAACAATAACCAAGAAAACGCCCAGTGTAAGAACCAGAGAAACGGTGCATTGAAGAACAAAGAACATTGA